A window from Salvia miltiorrhiza cultivar Shanhuang (shh) chromosome 2, IMPLAD_Smil_shh, whole genome shotgun sequence encodes these proteins:
- the LOC131009354 gene encoding salviol synthase-like yields the protein MEILVLCISIVFLLSTFIFFKNGSQKSNGKFPPGPRKLPLIGNIHNMTGAVPHRALHTLAQKFGPMMGLQLGEVSAVVISSADAAKQVMKTHDLNFASRPPISAAEIVGYGYTSITFSPYGEYWRQLRKICTLELLSAKRVESFRSLREEVFVDLSRRFASMEGSEINFSEEINTATYAVISRAVIGDEKQQHVALLPNVKQVMDLSAEFDIADLFPSIKLFKLVSGLRKKLMVLHKKIDGILEIVVNQHRNANSVNHEDLLDVLLKYHQDGLTIDNIKCLILDMIVGGSETSSTLMEWAMSELLKNPTILERAQQEVRKVFDEEGYVDESRIPQLKYLKSVVKETLRIHPPLPLLLPRLCGKTCEIDGYEIPAQTQIIVNAWAINRDPKYWEDPDCFEPERFMDNVVDYKGNHFEYIPFGAGRRICPGMTFGMANVELPLAMFLYHFDWKLGGGMKPQDLDMEETFGVTAARKKQLCLVPSIGRSLPTK from the exons ATGGAGATTCTGGTGTTATGCATCTCAATAGTATTCTTGCTGTCCACTTTCATATTCTTTAAAAATGGAAGCCAAAAATCAAATGGAAAATTCCCTCCGGGGCCGCGAAAGCTGCCCTTGATCGGAAACATACACAATATGACGGGCGCGGTTCCTCACCGCGCCCTTCACACGCTTGCCCAGAAGTTCGGGCCCATGATGGGCCTTCAGCTGGGCGAAGTCTCTGCTGTTGTCATCTCCTCCGCCGATGCTGCAAAGCAAGTGATGAAAACTCACGACCTCAACTTCGCATCTCGGCCCCCGATTTCAGCAGCAGAGATCGTCGGCTACGGCTACACGAGCATCACTTTCAGCCCCTACGGCGAGTACTGGAGGCAGCTGCGCAAGATCTGCACGCTGGAGCTTCTGAGCGCGAAACGCGTGGAGTCGTTCCGGTCACTGAGAGAGGAGGTGTTTGTTGATCTCAGCAGGAGGTTCGCATCCATGGAGGGATCGGAGATCAATTTCTCCGAGGAGATCAACACGGCGACTTACGCCGTGATTTCGAGGGCGGTCATAGGGGATGAGAAGCAGCAGCATGTGGCTTTGCTCCCTAATGTGAAACAGGTGATGGATTTGTCGGCGGAGTTTGATATTGCGGATTTGTTCCCTTCCATCAAATTATTCAAGTTGGTGAGTGGATTGAGGAAGAAGCTTATGGTTTTACACAAGAAGATAGATGGGATACTTGAGATTGTCGTCAATCAACATAGAAATGCTAATTCTGTCAACCATGAAGATCTTCTCGATGTTCTCCTCAAATATCACCAAGATGGACTTACAATTGACAACATCAAGTGTCTCATCCTG GACATGATTGTTGGTGGAAGTGAGACATCGTCCACACTGATGGAATGGGCCATGTCTGAACTCCTCAAAAATCCAACAATACTTGAAAGGGCACAACAAGAGGTGAGGAAGGTTTTTGACGAAGAGGGATACGTGGACGAGTCGCGCATTCCGCAGCTCAAGTATCTGAAGTCTGTTGTGAAGGAGACTCTGCGGATACATCCTCCACTGCCTCTGTTACTTCCAAGATTATGCGGAAAAACATGTGAGATCGATGGATATGAAATACCTGCACAAACACAAATCATCGTCAACGCATGGGCAATCAACAGAGACCCTAAATATTGGGAAGATCCCGACTGCTTTGAACCAGAGAGATTTATGGATAATGTGGTGGATTATAAAGGAAATCATTTCGAATATATCCCATTTGGTGCTGGAAGGAGAATATGCCCTGGCATGACATTCGGCATGGCCAATGTTGAGCTCCCACTCGCAATGTTTTTGTATCATTTCGATTGGAAATTAGGTGGTGGGATGAAGCCTCAAGATTTAGATATGGAAGAGACATTTGGTGTGACAGCTGCAAGGAAGAAACAGCTGTGTCTTGTACCGAGTATAGGAAGATCTTTGCCTACCAAATAA
- the LOC131009356 gene encoding salviol synthase-like gives MEILVLCISVLFLLSTFIFLKTRSQKSNGKFPPGPWKLPFIGNIHNLKGAVPHRALHQLAQKFGPMMGLQLGEVSAVVISSADAAKQVMKTHDLNFASRPPITAAEIIGYGCTTIAFSPYGEYWRQLRKICTMELLSAKRVESFRSLREEVFADLSRRFASMEGSEINFSEELSSATYAVTARAAIGDEKKQHVALLPNLKEVVNLSAGFDISEFFPSIKLFKLVSRLRRRLMVLHKEIDGILENVIHQHRIANSVNHEDLLDVLLKYHQDELTMDNIKSVILDMIGAGSDTSSTLMEWAMSELLKNPRILERAQQEVRKVFDEEGYVNESRIPQLKYLKLVVKETLRMHPPVPLLLPRLCRETCEIDGYEIPAETKIIVNAWAVNRDPKYWEDPDCFQPERFMENLVDYKGNHFEYIPFGAGRRICPGITFGMANVELPLAMFLYHFDWKLGGGMKHQDLDMEEVFGVTARRSKQLCIVPSIGRPLPTK, from the exons ATGGAGATTCTTGTGTTATGCATCTCAGTATTATTCTTgttatccactttcatattctTAAAAACCAGAAGCCAAAAATCAAATGGAAAATTCCCTCCGGGGCCATGGAAGCTTCCCTTCATCGGAAACATACACAATCTAAAGGGCGCGGTTCCTCACCGCGCCCTTCACCAGCTCGCCCAGAAGTTCGGGCCCATGATGGGCCTTCAGCTGGGCGAGGTCTCTGCGGTTGTCATCTCCTCCGCCGATGCTGCAAAGCAAGTGATGAAAACTCACGACCTCAACTTCGCATCTCGGCCCCCGATTACAGCAGCAGAGATCATCGGCTACGGGTGCACGACCATCGCTTTCAGCCCCTACGGCGAGTACTGGAGGCAGCTGCGCAAGATCTGCACGATGGAGCTTCTGAGCGCGAAACGCGTGGAGTCGTTCCGGTCACTGAGAGAGGAGGTGTTTGCTGATCTTAGCCGGAGGTTCGCATCCATGGAGGGATCGGAGATCAATTTCTCCGAGGAATTGAGCTCGGCAACTTACGCTGTGACTGCGAGGGCAGCCATAGGGGATGAGAAGAAGCAGCATGTGGCTTTGCTCCCCAATCTGAAAGAGGTGGTGAATTTGTCGGCGGGGTTCGATATTTCGGAATTTTTCCCTTCCATCAAATTATTCAAGTTGGTGAGCAGATTGAGAAGGAGGCTTATGGTTTTACATAAAGAGATAGATGGGATACTTGAGAATGTTATCCATCAACATAGAATTGCCAATTCTGTCAACCATGAAGATCTCCTCGATGTTCTCCTCAAATATCACCAAGATGAACTTACAATGGACAACATCAAGTCTGTCATCCTG GACATGATAGGTGCTGGGAGTGATACATCATCCACACTAATGGAATGGGCCATGTCTGAACTCCTCAAAAATCCAAGAATACTTGAAAGGGCACAACAAGAGGTGAGGAAGGTTTTCGATGAAGAGGGATACGTGAACGAGTCGCGCATTCCGCAGCTCAAGTATTTGAAGTTAGTTGTGAAGGAGACTCTGCGGATGCATCCGCCGGTGCCTCTGTTACTTCCAAGATTATGCCGCGAAACATGTGAGATTGATGGATACGAAATACCCGCAGAAACCAAAATCATCGTCAATGCATGGGCTGTCAACAGAGACCCTAAATATTGGGAAGATCCCGACTGCTTTCAACCAGAGAGATTTATGGAAAATCTGGTTGATTACAAGGGAAATCATTTCGAATATATCCCATTTGGAGCTGGAAGGAGAATATGCCCTGGCATAACATTCGGCATGGCCAACGTTGAGCTCCCACTCGCAATGTTTTTGTATCATTTCGATTGGAAATTAGGTGGTGGGATGAAGCATCAAGATTTAGATATGGAAGAGGTATTTGGTGTGACAGCTAGAAGGAGCAAACAACTGTGTATTGTTCCGAGTATAGGAAGACCTTTGCCTACCAAATAA
- the LOC131009353 gene encoding salviol synthase-like, with amino-acid sequence MEILQVLCISILFLLSTLIFLKNGSQESKGKFPPGPRKLPVIGNILDLKGAVPHRTLHQLAQKFGPIMGLQLGELSVVVISSADAAKQIMKTHDVNFASRPPIMAAEIISYGCTSITFSPYGEYWRQLRKICTLELLSAKRVESFRSLREEVFVDLSRRFASMEGSEVNFSKEFGTATYAVIGMAAVGDEKQQHASLHHNVEEMSDLSAGFDVAELFPSIKLLKLVSRLRRRVMVLHKEIDETLENVIHQHRIANSVNHEDLLDVLLKYHQDGLTIDNIKSVIVDMIGGGSETSSTLMEWTMSELLKNPTTLERAQQEVREVFDEKGYVEESCIPQLKYLKSAMKETLRMHPPVPLLLPRLCRETCEIDGYEIPAETKIIVNAWAINRDPKYWEDPDCFQPERFMDNVVDYKGNHFEYIPFGAGRRICPGMGFGMANVELPLAMFLYHFDWKLGGGMKPQDLDMKEVFGVATRRNKQLCLVPIMRRPLPTK; translated from the exons atGGAGATTCTTCAGGTGTTATGCATCTCAATATTATTCTTGTTGTCCACTCTCATATTCTTGAAAAACGGAAGCCAAGAATCAAAGGGAAAATTCCCTCCCGGGCCGCGAAAGCTGCCCGTGATCGGAAACATACTTGATCTGAAGGGTGCGGTTCCTCACCGCACCCTTCACCAGCTCGCCCAGAAGTTCGGGCCCATAATGGGCCTTCAGCTGGGCGAGCTCTCTGTCGTTGTTATCTCCTCCGCAGATGCTGCAAAGCAAATAATGAAAACTCACGACGTCAACTTCGCATCTCGGCCCCCGATTATGGCAGCAGAGATAATCAGCTACGGGTGCACGAGCATCACTTTCAGCCCCTATGGCGAGTACTGGAGGCAGCTGCGCAAGATCTGCACGCTCGAGCTTCTGAGCGCGAAACGCGTGGAGTCGTTCCGGTCGCTGAGAGAGGAGGTGTTTGTTGATCTCAGCAGGAGGTTCGCATCCATGGAGGGATCGGAGGTGAATTTCTCCAAGGAGTTTGGCACGGCGACTTACGCAGTGATCGGGATGGCGGCGGTAGGGGACGAGAAGCAGCAGCATGCGTCTTTGCACCATAATGTGGAGGAGATGTCGGATTTGTCGGCGGGTTTCGATGTTGCGGAATTGTTCCCTTCCATCAAATTGCTCAAGTTGGTGAGTAGATTGAGGAGGAGGGTTATGGTTTTACACAAAGAGATAGATGAGACGCTTGAGAATGTTATCCATCAACATAGAATTGCCAATTCTGTCAACCATGAAGATCTCCTCGATGTTCTTCTCAAATATCACCAAGATGGACTTACAATTGACAACATCAAGTCTGTGATTGTG GATATGATAGGTGGTGGAAGTGAAACATCATCCACACTGATGGAATGGACTATGTCTGAACTCCTCAAAAATCCAACAACACTTGAAAGGGCACAACAAGAGGTGAGGGAGGTTTTTGATGAAAAGGGATACGTGGAAGAGTCGTGCATTCCGCAGCTCAAGTATCTGAAGTCTGCTATGAAGGAGACTCTGCGGATGCATCCGCCCGTGCCTCTGTTACTTCCAAGATTATGCCGCGAAACATGTGAGATCGATGGATATGAAATACCAGCAGAAACCAAAATCATCGTCAACGCATGGGCAATCAACAGAGACCCTAAATATTGGGAAGATCCTGACTGCTTTCAACCAGAGAGATTTATGGATAATGTGGTGGATTACAAAGGAAATCATTTCGAATATATCCCATTTGGTGCTGGAAGGAGAATATGCCCTGGCATGGGATTTGGCATGGCCAATGTTGAGCTCCCTCTGGCAATGTTTTTGTATCATTTCGATTGGAAGTTAGGTGGAGGGATGAAGCCTCAAGATTTAGATATGAAAGAGGTATTTGGCGTGGCAACTAGAAGGAACAAACAACTGTGCCTTGTTCCGATTATGCGAAGACCTTTGCCTACCAAATAA